One Archocentrus centrarchus isolate MPI-CPG fArcCen1 chromosome 14, fArcCen1, whole genome shotgun sequence DNA window includes the following coding sequences:
- the LOC115791881 gene encoding olfactory receptor 2F1-like, with protein sequence MDNQTLNADILILEGLKVTPQSSIPAFILLLLMYIFIMVSNIGLVVLIFMKRSLHQPMYLLFCNMSINEVFGATIVVPHILRDLFVADSERYIHYIICVVQAFCVNLYGGACHTILMTMTFDRYMAICNPLRYTVIMTNGMVVKLSVAAWVVVLVMVSIMLSITIRLSRCRRFIDNAHCDNASLFKLSCEDVIINHVFGLSYSVLLLGSSIGSVTLTYLKIAAVCLQSKNKTLNSKALQTCATHLTLYIILMFSAFIIIILHRFPHLSDYRKVVTTVGEVALPALNAVIYGLQIKEIRQKIVTLFQRKGHLQR encoded by the coding sequence ATGGACAACCAGACCTTAAATGCAGATATCCTGATCCTGGAGGGCTTAAAGGTCACGCCACAGTCCTCCATCCctgccttcatcctcctcctcctcatgtaCATTTTTATCATGGTGTCTAACATTGGCTTGGTGGTGCTGATCTTCATGAAGAGGAGCCTCCACCAGCCAATGTATTTGCTCTTCTGCAACATGAGTATAAATGAAGTGTTTGGGGCCACCATAGTGGTTCCTCATATCCTCAGAGATCTGTTTGTGGCAGACTCGGAGCGCTACATTCATTACATCATCTGTGTTGTCCAGGCCTTCTGTGTTAATCTCTATGGAGGCGCCTGTCACACTATACTCATGACCATGACTTTCGATCGATACATGGCCATCTGCAACCCGCTGCGCTACACCGTCATCATGACCAACGGGATGGTGGTGAAGCTGTCGGTGGCAGCGTGGGTGGTGGTGTTAGTCATGGTGTCTATTATGCTGAGCATCACAATCCGCCTGTCACGCTGCAGGAGATTCATAGACAATGCACACTGTGACAACGCGTCCCTGTTCAAACTCTCCTGTGAGGACGTCATCATCAACCACGTGTTTGGCCTCAGCTACAGCGTACTCCTGCTGGGCTCCTCCATCGGCAGCGTGACTCTCACCTACCTGAAAATCGCTGCGGTGTGTTtgcaaagcaaaaacaagacACTGAATAGCAAAGCGCTGCAGACCTGTGCCACCCACCTCACTCTGTACATCATCTTGATGTTTTCagccttcatcatcatcatcctgcaCCGTTTCCCTCATCTGTCCGACTACAGGAAGGTGGTGACCACTGTGGGTGAGGTGGCCCTGCCAGCCCTCAATGCTGTCATCTATGGGCTGCAGATTAAAGAGATCAGACAGAAGATTGTGACTTTGTTTCAAAGGAAAGGACATTTACAACGATAA
- the LOC115791882 gene encoding olfactory receptor 2F1-like: MDNQTLNADILILEGLKVTPQSSIPAFILLLLMYIFIMVSNIGLVVLIFMKRSLHQPMYLLFCNMSINEVFGATIVVPHILRDLFVADSERYIHYIVCVVQAFCVNLYGGACHTILMTMTFDRYMAICNPLRYTVIMTNGMVVKLSVAAWVVVLVMVSIMLSITIRLSRCRRFIDNAHCDNASLFKLSCEDVIINHVFGLSYSLLLLGSSIGSVTLTYLKIAAVCLQSKNKTLNSKALQTCATHLTLYIILVWFAFIIIILHRFPHLSDYRKVVTTVGEVALPALNAVIYGLQIKEIRQKIVTLFQRKGHLQR; this comes from the coding sequence ATGGACAACCAGACCTTAAATGCAGATATCCTGATCCTGGAGGGCTTAAAGGTCACGCCACAGTCCTCCATCCctgccttcatcctcctcctcctcatgtaCATTTTTATCATGGTGTCTAACATTGGCTTGGTGGTGCTGATCTTCATGAAGAGGAGCCTCCACCAGCCAATGTATTTGCTCTTCTGCAACATGAGTATAAATGAAGTGTTTGGGGCCACCATAGTGGTTCCTCATATCCTCAGAGATCTGTTTGTGGCAGACTCGGAGCGCTACATTCATTACATCGTCTGTGTTGTCCAGGCCTTCTGTGTTAATCTCTATGGAGGCGCCTGTCACACTATACTCATGACCATGACTTTCGATCGATACATGGCCATCTGCAACCCGCTGCGCTACACCGTCATCATGACCAACGGGATGGTGGTGAAGCTGTCGGTGGCAGCGTGGGTGGTGGTGTTAGTCATGGTGTCTATTATGCTGAGCATCACAATCCGCCTGTCACGCTGCAGGAGATTCATAGACAATGCACACTGTGACAACGCGTCCCTGTTCAAACTCTCCTGTGAGGACGTCATCATCAACCACGTGTTTGGCCTCAGCTACAGCTTGCTCCTGCTGGGCTCCTCCATCGGCAGCGTGACTCTCACCTACCTGAAAATCGCTGCGGTGTGTTtgcaaagcaaaaacaagacACTGAATAGCAAAGCGCTGCAGACCTGTGCCACCCACCTCACTCTGTACATCATCTTGGTTTGGTTtgccttcatcatcatcatcctgcaCCGTTTCCCTCATCTGTCCGACTACAGGAAGGTGGTGACCACTGTGGGTGAGGTGGCCCTGCCAGCCCTCAATGCTGTCATCTATGGGCTGCAGATTAAAGAGATCAGACAGAAGATTGTGACTTTGTTTCAAAGGAAAGGACATTTACAACGATAA
- the or70b1 gene encoding odorant receptor 115-15, which translates to MENHTFNSFTLQLEGLKVTEVSKYPVFFSFLFSYILIMTTNISIIVLVFIDKSLHQPMYLLFCNLPFNDIVGNSIMIPRLLSDILLPTSERLISYYECLVQAFTTHMYGTTSHTVLMIMAFDRYVAICNPLRYASIMTNTMVIKLTVSAWGVAFVLVGILLGLTIRLSRCRTMITNPFCDNASLFKLSCENVDINNVYGLAFTVVLFTGSIGCMVLTYSQITVVCASRKNKSLNSKALKTCSTHLFVYMIMLFSGVLVITLHRFPQFADYRKLCAILFHIIPGSLNPIIYGVQSKEIRKFLLTVFRFKKVLPSLSSKHLG; encoded by the coding sequence ATGGAAAACCACACATTCAACAGCTTTACCCTCCAGCTGGAGGGATTGAAGGTCACAGAGGTTTCCAAATATCCcgtctttttctctttccttttctcctaCATACTGATAATGACAACCAACATCAGCATCATTGTCCTGGTTTTCATTGACAAAAGCCTTCACCAGCCAATGTATCTCCTGTTCTGTAACCTGCCCTTTAATGACATTGTTGGAAACTCGATCATGATACCTCGTTTACTTTCAGATATTCTTCTGCCTACTTCTGAGCGCCTCATCAGTTATTATGAGTGTCTTGTTCAGGCTTTCACCACACATATGTATGGCACCACTTCCCACACTGTGCTCATGATTATGGCCTTTGACAGATATGTGGCCATCTGTAATCCTCTGCGATATGCTTCCATAATGACCAACACAATGGTGATCAAGCTGACAGTTTCTGCCTGGGGGGTGGCCTTTGTTTTGGTCGGGATTCTGCTCGGTCTGACCATACGGCTGAGTAGATGCAGGACTATGATCACAAATCCTTTCTGTGACAATGCCTCATTATTTAAGCTCTCCTGTGAGAACGTGGACATTAATAATGTCTATGGCCTCGCTTTCACTGTGGTCCTGTTCACAGGTTCTATAGGCTGCATGGTTCTCACCTATAGTCAGATTACAGTGGTCTGTGCGAGCAGGAAGAACAAGTCTTTGAACAGTAAGGCCTTAAAGACCTGCAGCACTCACCTCTTTGTCTACATGATTATGTTATTTTCTGGGGTTCTCGTCATAACGCTGCATCGCTTTCCTCAGTTCGCCGACTACAGGAAACTGTGTGCCATTTTGTTTCATATCATCCCAGGAAGTCTGAACCCCATCATTTATGGTGTGCAGTCAAAAGAGATACGAAAATTCCTGTTGACGGTGTTCCGCTTCAAAAAGGTTTTACCGTCATTGTCAAGCAAACATTTAGGATGA